In a single window of the Cucumis melo cultivar AY chromosome 11, USDA_Cmelo_AY_1.0, whole genome shotgun sequence genome:
- the LOC103497422 gene encoding probable calcium-binding protein CML32, with translation MTSLLKLFRSCSGKRPSKNTSFSIQIKERSNSSSTSSKHFRPNLEEIKWAFEKFDSNKDGKISFEEYKEAHRGLAGSKEITDAEAEKSFKLVDADGDGFVDLKEFVELYTMSSGEVKVGDIESAFKVYDSNGDGKISAEEVMGIMKILGENTTLNACKQMVKGVDMDGDGFIDIQEFSKLMDTYSSKFQK, from the exons ATGACAAGCTTATTGAAGTTATTCAGAAGCTGTTCTGGAAAGCGACCATCCAAAAACACTTCCTTttccatacaaatcaaagaaaggtccAATTCTTCCTCAACCTCTTCAAAGCACTTCCGCCCAAACTTGGAGGAGATCAAATGG GCGTTTGAGAAGTTTGACTCGAACAAGGATGGAAAGATCTCATTTGAGGAGTACAAGGAAGCTCACCGAGGCTTGGCTGGAAGCAAAGAAATCACAGACGCAGAGGCAGAGAAGTCATTCAAGCTTGTGGATGCAGATGGCGATGGATTCGTGGATTTGAAGGAGTTCGTGGAGCTGTACACGATGAGCAGCGGGGAAGTGAAGGTGGGTGACATCGAAAGTGCCTTCAAAGTGTACGATTCCAATGGAGATGGGAAGATAAGCGCAGAGGAGGTGATGGGAATCATGAAGATATTGGGAGAGAACACCACCTTAAATGCTTGCAAGCAAATGGTGAAGGGTGTGGACATGGATGGGGATGGCTTCATTGATATTCAAGAGTTTTCTAAGCTCATGGATACGTACTCGAGTAAGTTTCAAAAGTAA